One Mycobacterium marseillense DNA window includes the following coding sequences:
- a CDS encoding enoyl-CoA hydratase-related protein translates to MDLNETRDRIIYQKDGPIARITLNWPEKANAQDQKLAEEVDAALADADRDYDIKVLVLKANGKGFCSGHAIGNNAVDYPSFVENAMVTGHPWKAQSDLFVKPTLNLWEFSKPTIAQVHGYCVGGGTHMGLTTDIVIASEDAYFSYPPLQGFGMPSGECSIEPWVFMNWRRAAYYLFTAEVIDAKRALEVGLVNEVVRREDLDDRVDAIARHIAQAPLTTLMLTKANLKRAWELMGMRVHWQSSNDLVALASISKDVQQLIQTVFKDKVLPSEHARRQAAAAAQTDGAAAT, encoded by the coding sequence ATGGATCTCAACGAGACCCGCGACAGAATCATCTACCAAAAAGACGGACCCATCGCCCGCATCACCCTGAACTGGCCGGAGAAGGCCAACGCCCAGGACCAGAAACTGGCCGAGGAAGTCGACGCCGCGCTGGCCGACGCCGACCGCGACTACGACATCAAGGTGCTCGTCCTCAAGGCCAACGGCAAGGGCTTCTGCTCGGGCCACGCCATCGGCAACAACGCCGTCGACTACCCGTCGTTCGTCGAGAACGCCATGGTCACCGGCCACCCGTGGAAAGCCCAGAGCGACCTGTTCGTCAAGCCGACGCTGAACCTGTGGGAATTCTCCAAACCCACCATCGCCCAGGTGCACGGCTACTGCGTGGGCGGCGGCACGCACATGGGCCTGACCACCGACATCGTCATCGCCTCCGAGGACGCCTACTTCTCCTACCCACCCCTGCAGGGGTTCGGCATGCCCTCGGGCGAATGTTCCATCGAGCCTTGGGTGTTCATGAACTGGCGGCGCGCCGCCTACTACCTGTTCACCGCCGAGGTGATCGACGCCAAGAGGGCGCTGGAAGTCGGCCTCGTCAACGAGGTGGTCAGACGTGAGGACCTCGACGATCGGGTGGACGCGATCGCCCGCCACATCGCCCAGGCGCCGCTGACGACGCTGATGCTCACCAAGGCCAACCTCAAGCGCGCCTGGGAGCTGATGGGCATGCGGGTGCACTGGCAGAGCTCCAACGACCTCGTCGCACTCGCCTCGATCAGCAAGGACGTGCAACAGCTGATCCAGACCGTCTTCAAGGACAAGGTGTTGCCCTCCGAGCACGCCCGCCGCCAGGCCGCCGCGGCCGCCCAGACCGACGGCGCCGCAGCCACTTAA
- a CDS encoding acyl-CoA synthetase translates to MNIADHARSAAQSPALIVADGAVISYSQLHARSRRVAALLHDAGLRRGDGVALVLSNRPEFFEITWGAQLSGLYYTTVNTHFTPDEVAYVIDDCDARAVFVDATMPELAAHLRSAGAAVVAYLAVGGSLAGWRSYDDAMAAAGEAPPVSDGSEMLYSSGTTGRPKAVRRPLPADGNGSWAQAVLELALSHKYGMTPSSVYLSPAPLYHAAGVNYTMAANRVGAASILMKRFDAETTLRLIETHRVTHAQFVPTMFVRMLKLPAKVRERYDVSSLRCVIHAAAPCPVDVKHQMMDWFGPIIHEYYGGTEGFAGTTIGPQEWLAHPGSVGIPTAPVHVLGEDGLELPVGESGELYFEGGPEFEYFKDPAKTASVYNDRGWRSLGDMGYVDADGYLYLTDRSTFMIVSGGVNIYPQEAENLLVMHPKLVDAAVFGVPNEEFGEEVKAVVQPARGVAPGPDLEAELIDYCRAHLAGYKCPRSVDFDAELPRDPNGKLYKRRIRERYWQGRVSRIV, encoded by the coding sequence GTGAACATCGCCGACCACGCCCGCAGTGCCGCGCAGTCGCCGGCACTCATCGTCGCTGACGGTGCGGTGATCTCGTACTCCCAGCTGCATGCCCGCAGCCGGCGGGTCGCCGCGCTGCTACACGACGCCGGGCTGCGGCGCGGCGACGGCGTGGCGCTGGTCCTGTCGAACCGACCGGAGTTCTTCGAAATCACCTGGGGCGCTCAGCTTTCCGGCCTCTACTACACCACCGTCAACACCCACTTCACCCCCGACGAGGTCGCCTACGTCATCGACGACTGCGACGCAAGGGCGGTCTTCGTCGACGCCACGATGCCCGAACTCGCCGCGCACCTCCGTTCCGCCGGCGCCGCGGTGGTCGCCTACCTCGCCGTCGGCGGCTCGCTCGCCGGCTGGCGCTCCTATGACGACGCCATGGCCGCGGCGGGCGAAGCGCCACCGGTGTCGGACGGATCGGAGATGCTGTATTCCTCGGGCACCACGGGACGGCCCAAGGCAGTGCGGCGGCCGCTGCCCGCGGACGGCAACGGGTCCTGGGCGCAGGCGGTGCTCGAGCTGGCGCTGAGCCACAAATACGGGATGACCCCATCGAGTGTGTACCTGTCCCCCGCGCCGCTGTATCACGCCGCCGGGGTGAACTACACCATGGCGGCCAACCGCGTTGGTGCCGCCTCGATCCTCATGAAGAGGTTCGACGCCGAGACCACGCTGCGGCTGATCGAGACCCACCGGGTGACCCACGCCCAGTTCGTGCCGACGATGTTCGTGCGCATGCTCAAGCTGCCCGCGAAAGTCCGGGAGCGCTATGACGTTTCGAGCCTGCGATGCGTCATCCACGCCGCCGCGCCCTGCCCCGTCGATGTCAAACACCAAATGATGGACTGGTTCGGGCCGATCATCCACGAATACTACGGAGGCACCGAAGGATTCGCGGGAACCACGATCGGGCCCCAGGAATGGCTTGCCCATCCCGGCTCGGTGGGCATCCCGACGGCCCCGGTGCACGTGCTCGGCGAGGACGGGCTGGAACTCCCGGTCGGCGAATCGGGCGAGCTTTATTTCGAGGGTGGACCCGAGTTCGAGTACTTCAAGGACCCCGCCAAGACCGCGTCGGTGTACAACGATCGCGGCTGGCGCTCGCTCGGCGACATGGGCTACGTCGACGCAGACGGCTACCTGTACCTCACCGACCGGTCGACGTTCATGATCGTCTCCGGCGGCGTCAACATCTACCCGCAAGAGGCGGAGAACCTGCTCGTCATGCATCCGAAGCTGGTCGACGCGGCCGTATTCGGGGTCCCCAACGAGGAATTCGGCGAAGAGGTCAAGGCTGTCGTGCAGCCGGCGCGCGGCGTCGCGCCCGGGCCGGACCTCGAGGCCGAACTCATCGACTACTGCCGCGCCCACCTGGCCGGCTACAAGTGCCCGCGCAGCGTGGATTTCGACGCGGAGCTGCCGCGGGACCCGAACGGCAAGCTGTACAAGAGGCGCATCCGCGAACGGTACTGGCAGGGGCGGGTATCGCGAATTGTGTGA
- a CDS encoding aromatic ring-hydroxylating oxygenase subunit alpha, whose amino-acid sequence MNARNVPWAVRTADRIPKQRYYDPEFYALEAEMLWPRMWQMACRLEEIPKPGDFVEYEILDQSVIVVRVDGQTVRAYHNACRHRGVKLVEGNGNRRTFVCPFHGWCWGLDGHNTFVLRPEAFADENLAADDLRLVAVRCELWGGCAWINLDDGAPALRDWMEPFASVYDAWQVESLRVEWWQSCRLPVNWKLAAAAFMEGYHVPQTHPQLLPSAQTEKGTAATHPVVASSLYFMRTLGAGMGGMTHENDIRIAEGLQNIDLPSDPAAAIAAWRSALNDAVVDWHRARGSGMPDLNELVRRGITDAIGFAFPHYFILPTYSSASSYRIRPLGPEDTLFEIWSLTRLPNDASTGKPTPPVPMAPDDPRWPPIPAQDFSNLPRQQKGLHSKGFDFMRLSNQIEGLISNFERLVDGFLAGLTYDELVPAIQKTNTTIDVPIVDLGFTTNSVEAR is encoded by the coding sequence ATGAACGCTAGGAACGTGCCGTGGGCGGTTCGCACCGCCGACCGGATCCCCAAACAGCGCTACTACGACCCGGAGTTCTACGCGCTGGAAGCCGAGATGTTGTGGCCCCGGATGTGGCAGATGGCCTGCCGGCTCGAGGAGATCCCCAAGCCCGGCGACTTCGTCGAGTACGAAATCCTCGACCAGTCCGTCATCGTGGTACGGGTGGACGGCCAGACGGTGCGCGCGTATCACAACGCCTGCCGGCATCGCGGCGTGAAGCTGGTGGAGGGCAACGGAAATCGGCGCACCTTCGTGTGCCCCTTCCACGGCTGGTGCTGGGGCCTCGACGGCCACAACACGTTCGTGCTGCGGCCCGAAGCGTTCGCCGACGAAAACCTGGCCGCCGACGACCTTCGACTCGTGGCGGTGCGTTGCGAACTCTGGGGTGGTTGCGCGTGGATCAACCTCGACGACGGCGCGCCGGCGTTGCGTGACTGGATGGAGCCGTTCGCTTCGGTGTACGACGCCTGGCAGGTCGAGTCGCTGCGCGTCGAGTGGTGGCAATCGTGCCGGCTGCCGGTGAATTGGAAGCTGGCCGCCGCGGCGTTCATGGAGGGCTATCACGTTCCGCAGACCCACCCGCAGCTGCTGCCGTCCGCGCAGACCGAGAAAGGCACCGCGGCGACCCACCCCGTCGTCGCGAGCAGCCTGTATTTCATGCGCACCCTCGGTGCGGGCATGGGCGGCATGACCCACGAAAACGACATCCGCATCGCCGAGGGCCTGCAGAACATCGACCTGCCGTCCGACCCGGCCGCGGCCATCGCCGCGTGGCGCAGCGCCCTCAACGACGCCGTCGTCGACTGGCATCGCGCCCGCGGCAGCGGCATGCCCGACCTCAACGAGCTGGTGCGCCGCGGCATCACCGACGCCATCGGGTTCGCCTTCCCGCACTACTTCATCCTGCCGACCTACAGCAGCGCGTCCTCGTACCGGATCCGGCCGCTGGGACCCGAGGACACCCTGTTCGAGATCTGGTCGCTCACCCGGCTTCCCAACGACGCGTCGACCGGCAAACCGACGCCACCCGTGCCGATGGCCCCCGACGACCCGCGCTGGCCGCCGATTCCCGCCCAGGATTTCTCCAACCTTCCGCGGCAACAAAAGGGGCTGCATTCCAAGGGATTTGACTTCATGCGGCTGTCCAACCAGATCGAGGGATTGATCTCCAACTTCGAGCGCCTCGTCGACGGCTTCCTGGCCGGCCTGACCTACGACGAGCTGGTGCCCGCGATCCAGAAGACCAACACCACCATCGATGTGCCGATCGTCGATCTCGGCTTCACGACGAACTCCGTGGAGGCGCGGTGA
- a CDS encoding FAD-binding protein, whose translation MSPQWDRSVDLLIAGSGGGGMVAGLAALDCGLEPLIVEKQSLVGGSTGLSGGIVWLPNNPLMRADGIADSHEDGLAYLADVVGDVGAPSSPERREAFLRAGHEMINFLTRKGVHLIRCAGWSDYYPNHKGGNASGRAVEGIPFDAARLGDWRDKVQPPLAKNYGYVVLTNELRSVQYFNRSPRAFAVAARVFLRTAAARAMRRHILTNGASLIAQMLKALMDLSDGHPPLWTGAAMADLVVEDGRVVGARIVRDGTPLNVEARKGVLLAAGGFGHNKEMRRRYSGDQPNEGQWSIANAGDTGEALEAAMRLGAKTDLLDEAWWLPSVFIANGGAVAASLGSGRQRPGAIYVDPSGRRFCNESNSYVEVGKAMYANKAVPCWMIFDEGYVRRYVTSANPLKRNQPLPPELIESGAVRRAPTIAELAGEIGLPADELARTIARFNRHAAKGLDPDFGRGQSAYNDCLGDPGYRPNAAIGPLDTAPYYATRVLPSDVGTCGGVLTNEHAQVLDQQDQVIEGLYATGNTTATVMGRTYPGAGASIASSMVFGYVAARHAAGR comes from the coding sequence GTGAGCCCGCAGTGGGACCGCTCCGTGGACCTGCTCATCGCGGGCAGCGGTGGCGGCGGCATGGTCGCCGGGCTGGCCGCCCTGGACTGCGGGCTCGAACCCCTCATCGTCGAAAAGCAGTCACTGGTCGGCGGTTCGACGGGCCTGTCCGGTGGCATCGTCTGGCTGCCGAACAACCCGCTGATGCGGGCCGATGGCATCGCCGACTCGCACGAGGACGGTTTGGCCTACCTGGCCGACGTCGTCGGCGACGTCGGTGCGCCGTCCTCACCCGAGCGGCGCGAAGCGTTCCTCAGGGCGGGCCACGAGATGATCAACTTCCTCACCCGCAAGGGCGTGCACCTGATCCGGTGTGCAGGCTGGAGCGACTACTACCCGAACCATAAGGGCGGCAACGCGTCCGGCCGCGCGGTCGAGGGCATCCCGTTTGACGCCGCACGGCTGGGCGATTGGCGCGACAAGGTGCAACCACCGCTGGCCAAGAACTACGGATACGTGGTGCTGACCAACGAGTTGCGTTCGGTCCAATATTTCAACCGCTCACCGCGGGCGTTCGCGGTGGCAGCCCGGGTGTTCCTGCGCACCGCGGCAGCGCGGGCCATGCGGCGCCACATCCTTACCAACGGCGCCTCGCTGATCGCGCAAATGCTCAAGGCGCTGATGGATCTCAGCGACGGGCACCCCCCGTTGTGGACCGGCGCCGCGATGGCGGACCTCGTCGTTGAGGACGGCCGCGTGGTGGGCGCGCGCATCGTGCGCGACGGCACGCCGTTGAACGTCGAGGCGCGCAAAGGAGTCCTGCTGGCCGCCGGCGGATTCGGCCACAACAAGGAGATGCGCCGCCGCTACAGCGGTGACCAGCCCAACGAAGGGCAGTGGTCGATCGCCAACGCCGGTGACACCGGCGAGGCGCTCGAGGCGGCGATGCGCCTGGGCGCCAAGACCGATCTGCTCGACGAGGCGTGGTGGCTGCCTTCGGTTTTCATTGCCAACGGGGGGGCCGTCGCCGCCTCGCTCGGGTCGGGCCGCCAGCGGCCCGGCGCCATCTACGTCGACCCGAGCGGCCGGAGGTTCTGCAACGAGTCGAACTCCTACGTCGAGGTCGGCAAGGCGATGTACGCCAACAAGGCCGTGCCCTGCTGGATGATCTTCGACGAGGGATACGTCCGTCGATACGTCACCAGCGCCAACCCGCTCAAGCGAAACCAGCCATTGCCGCCCGAGCTGATCGAGTCCGGCGCCGTCCGGCGAGCCCCGACCATCGCGGAGCTCGCCGGCGAAATCGGCCTTCCCGCCGACGAATTGGCCCGCACCATCGCGCGGTTCAACCGGCACGCGGCCAAGGGGCTGGACCCGGACTTCGGTCGCGGCCAATCGGCCTACAACGACTGCCTCGGCGATCCGGGGTATCGGCCGAACGCCGCGATCGGGCCGCTCGACACCGCGCCGTACTACGCGACCCGGGTGCTCCCGTCCGACGTCGGGACGTGCGGCGGTGTGCTTACCAACGAGCACGCGCAGGTCCTCGACCAACAGGATCAAGTGATCGAGGGCTTGTACGCCACCGGCAACACCACGGCGACGGTGATGGGGCGGACGTATCCGGGCGCCGGGGCGAGCATCGCCAGCTCGATGGTGTTCGGTTACGTCGCCGCGCGCCACGCCGCCGGCAGATAA
- a CDS encoding enoyl-CoA hydratase-related protein — translation MERRELDAVIYEREPPIARIILNRVDRANTKDAVLVTEVDDCLHEADRDKDIKVVILKANGKGFCGGHVARWGPDENPYPDFGETFEDLYKGTADLFLWPTLYLWEFPKPTISQIHGYCMGGGIYLGLLTDFCVASEDAYFQMPLAQSLGEPGGHTMIEPWLLMNWHRTMDWLLLAPTLSAQQALDWGLLNRVVPRDQLEDTVEEMARKIAQIPLTTLMAVKNNVKRAWELMGMRVHLQVSHILTNMVGAASDVQARRAQLMESGLKPREFLDRDESS, via the coding sequence ATGGAGCGGCGCGAGCTCGACGCGGTCATCTACGAACGCGAACCGCCGATTGCGCGGATCATCCTGAACCGGGTCGACAGGGCCAACACCAAAGACGCGGTCCTGGTCACCGAGGTCGACGACTGCCTGCACGAGGCCGACCGCGACAAGGACATCAAGGTCGTCATCCTCAAAGCCAACGGCAAGGGATTCTGCGGGGGGCACGTGGCCCGTTGGGGTCCCGACGAAAACCCGTATCCGGATTTCGGGGAGACGTTCGAGGACCTCTACAAGGGGACCGCCGACCTGTTCCTGTGGCCGACGTTGTACCTGTGGGAATTTCCCAAGCCGACCATCTCGCAAATCCACGGCTATTGCATGGGCGGGGGAATCTATCTGGGGTTGCTGACCGACTTCTGCGTCGCCTCCGAGGACGCGTATTTCCAGATGCCCCTTGCCCAAAGCCTCGGCGAGCCCGGCGGGCACACCATGATCGAGCCGTGGCTGCTGATGAACTGGCACCGCACCATGGATTGGCTGTTGCTGGCGCCGACCCTGTCCGCGCAGCAGGCCCTGGACTGGGGGCTGCTCAACCGGGTGGTGCCGCGCGATCAGCTCGAGGACACCGTCGAAGAGATGGCGCGCAAGATCGCCCAAATCCCGTTGACCACACTGATGGCGGTCAAGAACAACGTGAAGCGCGCATGGGAATTGATGGGGATGCGGGTGCACCTGCAGGTCAGTCACATCCTGACGAACATGGTTGGCGCCGCGTCCGACGTGCAGGCGAGGCGGGCGCAGCTCATGGAGTCAGGCCTCAAGCCGCGCGAATTCCTCGACCGCGACGAAAGTTCCTAG
- the scnC gene encoding thiocyanate hydrolase subunit gamma, whose product MSADEHDHDHERTAAPMVDEITDFEVLEIALRELCIEKGLFTAEDHRRFTEFAEQIGPTPAAHLVARSWLDPGYKELVRSDPLAASKQVGVDWLEPTGFGTPSDFTALHVLEDTPTLHHVIVCTLCSCYPRPILGNSPEWYRTPNYRRRIVRWPRQVLAEFGLILPEDVEIRVEDSNQKHRFMVMPVRPDATQGWTEDQLAEIVTRDCLIGVALPKPGVTTNAVTQTRPAVHPVEQ is encoded by the coding sequence ATGAGCGCTGACGAACACGATCATGACCACGAGCGCACCGCTGCGCCGATGGTGGATGAAATCACCGACTTCGAAGTCCTCGAGATCGCGCTGCGCGAATTGTGCATCGAGAAGGGACTTTTCACCGCGGAGGATCATCGTCGCTTCACCGAGTTCGCCGAACAGATCGGCCCCACGCCCGCGGCGCACCTGGTGGCGCGGTCCTGGCTCGATCCCGGCTATAAGGAGCTGGTGCGCTCGGATCCGCTCGCCGCCAGCAAGCAGGTGGGCGTCGACTGGCTGGAACCGACCGGCTTTGGGACGCCCAGCGACTTCACGGCCCTGCACGTGCTCGAAGACACCCCGACGCTGCACCACGTGATCGTCTGCACGTTGTGTTCGTGCTATCCGCGGCCAATCCTGGGCAACTCCCCCGAGTGGTATCGGACTCCCAACTATCGCCGCCGCATCGTGCGCTGGCCCCGCCAGGTGCTCGCGGAGTTCGGCCTGATCCTCCCGGAGGACGTCGAGATCCGGGTGGAAGACTCCAACCAGAAGCACCGGTTCATGGTGATGCCGGTCCGTCCCGACGCAACGCAGGGCTGGACCGAAGATCAACTCGCCGAAATCGTCACGCGCGACTGCCTGATCGGTGTCGCGCTGCCCAAGCCGGGTGTGACCACCAACGCCGTCACCCAGACCCGCCCCGCCGTCCATCCCGTCGAGCAATGA
- a CDS encoding thiocyanate hydrolase: MSTAHTPHPIEGCTVVPLTKIVERNQVWGLMAARYGVDNPVPPWQTSLDGMCDAIDQSSCGDEVLGFAERRDDEDALSATVYSGLPYPENRLVALAHSLVARGVIDESELEEKLAAVRARLES, translated from the coding sequence ATGAGCACCGCGCACACCCCACACCCGATAGAGGGCTGCACAGTCGTGCCGCTGACGAAAATCGTTGAACGCAACCAGGTCTGGGGTCTCATGGCGGCGAGGTACGGGGTCGACAACCCGGTACCGCCCTGGCAAACGAGTCTCGACGGCATGTGTGATGCGATCGACCAAAGCTCCTGTGGCGACGAGGTTCTCGGTTTTGCCGAACGGCGTGACGACGAGGACGCGCTATCGGCGACCGTCTACTCCGGGCTGCCCTACCCGGAGAACCGGCTGGTCGCGTTGGCCCACTCGCTGGTGGCGCGCGGCGTCATCGACGAATCCGAACTCGAGGAAAAGCTGGCCGCGGTGCGGGCCAGGCTGGAATCCTGA
- a CDS encoding DEAD/DEAH box helicase has product MTTDKTFADLGVRRSIVDALAKRGITDPFPIQVATLPDTLAGRDVLGRGKTGSGKTLAFSIPLVSRLSERSGRRSRPSGLVLAPTRELASQITATLEPLAAACGLRVTTIFGGVSQHRQVAALKSGVDIVVACPGRLEDLMKQRLISLEAIEITVIDEADHMADLGFLPGVTRILAATPNGGQRLMFSATLDNGVDKLVNRFLRDEVLHSVDGADSPVAQMTHHVFHVANADAKKELVHRLASGTGRRILFMRTKHQARKLAKQLTESGVPSVDLHGNLSQPARERNLAMFASGGARVLVATDIAARGVHVDEVELVVHIDPPAEHKSYLHRSGRTARAGSAGDVVTVVLPEQRRDTQALLRKAGIQVAPQQVTASSDAVQALVGEVAPYQAPAPANVLSRSSRQHRPNTGGQRRRNNRNTRSPKTNAPTDSAISHRSATPTRRLDRRRSSRAQGSTG; this is encoded by the coding sequence GTGACTACCGACAAAACCTTTGCCGACCTCGGCGTGCGCAGATCAATCGTTGATGCGCTCGCGAAGCGCGGCATAACCGATCCATTCCCCATTCAGGTTGCGACCCTGCCCGATACGCTGGCCGGCCGCGATGTACTCGGCCGCGGGAAAACGGGCAGCGGGAAGACCCTTGCGTTTTCGATTCCGCTGGTCAGCCGACTCTCCGAACGCAGCGGCCGCCGCTCGCGGCCATCGGGTTTGGTGCTCGCGCCCACCCGTGAGTTGGCGAGCCAGATCACCGCGACGCTCGAGCCGTTGGCAGCCGCCTGCGGTCTGCGCGTCACCACGATCTTCGGCGGCGTTTCACAACACCGTCAGGTGGCCGCACTCAAATCCGGCGTCGACATTGTGGTGGCTTGCCCCGGTCGGCTCGAGGACCTGATGAAGCAGCGCTTGATCAGTCTCGAGGCGATCGAGATCACCGTGATCGACGAAGCCGATCACATGGCGGATCTCGGCTTCCTGCCCGGCGTCACCCGGATCCTGGCGGCCACTCCGAATGGCGGCCAGCGGCTGATGTTTTCGGCGACCCTGGACAACGGCGTCGACAAGCTCGTCAACCGATTTCTCCGCGACGAGGTGCTGCACTCGGTCGACGGGGCCGACTCACCCGTGGCTCAAATGACCCATCACGTATTCCACGTCGCCAATGCGGACGCCAAGAAGGAGCTCGTGCACCGGCTGGCGTCCGGCACCGGGCGTCGAATTCTGTTCATGCGCACCAAGCATCAAGCGCGCAAACTCGCCAAACAGCTCACCGAATCGGGAGTTCCGTCGGTCGACTTGCACGGCAACTTGTCTCAGCCCGCCCGCGAGCGCAACCTGGCGATGTTCGCCTCGGGCGGCGCACGGGTGCTGGTGGCGACCGATATCGCCGCGCGGGGCGTGCACGTCGACGAGGTCGAGCTTGTCGTGCACATCGACCCGCCGGCCGAGCACAAGTCCTATTTGCATCGCTCCGGGCGCACCGCGCGGGCCGGAAGCGCCGGTGACGTCGTCACCGTGGTTCTGCCTGAGCAGCGCCGAGACACCCAGGCGCTGCTGCGCAAGGCCGGCATCCAGGTCGCTCCGCAGCAGGTGACCGCGTCGTCGGATGCGGTGCAGGCGCTCGTGGGTGAGGTCGCGCCCTACCAGGCGCCCGCGCCCGCCAATGTTCTTTCGCGCTCGTCGCGGCAGCATCGACCGAACACCGGCGGTCAGCGGCGCCGCAATAACCGCAATACCCGGTCACCCAAGACCAACGCACCCACCGATTCGGCGATATCGCACCGCAGCGCCACACCGACGCGGCGGCTGGATCGTCGGCGTTCGAGCCGCGCGCAGGGAAGCACCGGGTAG
- a CDS encoding SAM-dependent methyltransferase yields MGDSDRRRWDERYAAMAPPSLDSVGPPGVFARYAQEFPTTGTALDLACGQGTASVWLASRGLHVVGLDISPVAVAHARELARRAGVADRCRFAVVDFDDGLPAGKPADVIACCKFRDRRLDGAIIERLAPGGLLAIAVLSEVGAAPGPFRALPGELTAAFAELDVVADGEAEGQAWLLARG; encoded by the coding sequence ATGGGCGATTCGGACCGGCGTCGTTGGGACGAGCGGTATGCGGCGATGGCGCCGCCGTCGCTGGATTCGGTTGGGCCGCCCGGTGTTTTCGCGCGCTACGCCCAGGAGTTTCCCACCACCGGCACGGCGCTCGACTTGGCCTGCGGGCAGGGCACCGCGTCGGTCTGGTTGGCGTCGCGGGGCCTGCACGTGGTGGGGCTCGACATTTCGCCGGTGGCTGTCGCCCACGCGCGGGAGTTGGCCCGGCGCGCCGGGGTGGCCGACCGCTGCCGCTTCGCCGTCGTCGATTTCGACGACGGCCTGCCGGCGGGCAAGCCGGCCGATGTCATCGCCTGCTGCAAATTCCGGGACCGTCGCCTCGATGGTGCGATCATCGAACGCCTGGCGCCCGGTGGGCTGCTGGCGATCGCCGTGCTCAGCGAGGTGGGGGCGGCCCCGGGGCCTTTCCGCGCGTTACCCGGCGAGCTGACCGCAGCGTTCGCCGAACTGGACGTCGTCGCCGACGGCGAAGCGGAGGGTCAGGCCTGGCTGCTCGCGCGGGGTTGA
- a CDS encoding TetR/AcrR family transcriptional regulator, whose translation MSKEASFPAVAARTAASTAAGAARRSDRRPGQTIRKVLDAGLEELRESSYANLTMRAVATRAGVSPASAYTYFPSKSALVAAVYLRFLRDLPLHTDVNETTKTRVSATLRDMAVMVADEPELTAACGAALMADDPAVTPLREQIGEEVARRIGAALGPGWPRAVKATLQMTFSGALMTARFISFAEIAGQLDEAVNLILGASVA comes from the coding sequence GTGTCCAAAGAGGCGTCGTTCCCGGCCGTTGCCGCCAGAACTGCCGCCAGCACCGCCGCCGGTGCGGCCCGCAGGTCGGATCGCCGCCCGGGCCAGACGATTCGCAAGGTCCTCGACGCCGGGCTGGAGGAGCTGCGGGAATCGTCGTACGCGAACCTGACGATGCGGGCCGTGGCGACGCGCGCCGGGGTGTCCCCCGCCAGCGCCTACACCTACTTCCCGTCGAAAAGCGCACTGGTCGCGGCGGTGTACCTGCGCTTCCTGCGCGACCTGCCGCTGCACACCGACGTCAACGAGACGACCAAGACCCGGGTCAGCGCCACCCTGCGGGACATGGCGGTGATGGTCGCCGACGAGCCGGAGTTGACCGCCGCCTGCGGCGCGGCCCTGATGGCCGACGATCCGGCCGTCACGCCGCTTCGGGAACAGATCGGCGAGGAGGTAGCCCGGCGGATCGGTGCCGCGTTGGGGCCGGGTTGGCCGCGGGCGGTGAAGGCCACGCTGCAGATGACCTTCTCCGGTGCGCTGATGACGGCCCGGTTCATCAGTTTCGCCGAGATCGCCGGACAGCTCGACGAGGCCGTCAACCTCATCCTGGGTGCCTCGGTGGCGTGA